The DNA region AGAGGATACATATGATTAAACTTGGAAGATATCAAGAATTAGAGATCGGAAGAAGATGCGATTACGGATTTTATCTAATAGATGAAGAGGAAGATGAAGTATTACTTCCGAATAGATTCGTAACAGATGAGATGAAAAAAGGAGACACTATAAAAGTATTTATTTACAAAGACTCGGAAGACAGACTGACAGCTACTACTCAGCACCCAAAGATTACTTGCGATACTATAGCGAAACTTCAGGTAAAAGAAGTAACTAACATAGGAGCGTTTTTGGACTGGGGATTGGATAAAGACCTTTTACTTCCATACAAGGAGCAAAGACAAAAAGTAGAAGCTGGCAAGAGCTATTGGGTAGCCATGTATATAGATAGGTCAGAGAGACTTTGTGCGACAACTAAGATATACAATGTGTTATCATCGAACTCGCCATATACTAGAGACGATAGAGTCAAAGGTATAATATATGCAGAGAGACCAGAAATGGGACTTTTAGTTGCTGTTGATGGCAAATATCACGGATTGATTCAGATAAAAAATGTAGTTGGAAATTACGGGGTTGGCGA from Tissierellales bacterium includes:
- a CDS encoding S1-like domain-containing RNA-binding protein, whose product is MIKLGRYQELEIGRRCDYGFYLIDEEEDEVLLPNRFVTDEMKKGDTIKVFIYKDSEDRLTATTQHPKITCDTIAKLQVKEVTNIGAFLDWGLDKDLLLPYKEQRQKVEAGKSYWVAMYIDRSERLCATTKIYNVLSSNSPYTRDDRVKGIIYAERPEMGLLVAVDGKYHGLIQIKNVVGNYGVG